In Fusarium poae strain DAOMC 252244 chromosome Unknown contig_1, whole genome shotgun sequence, the following are encoded in one genomic region:
- a CDS encoding uncharacterized protein (TransMembrane:1 (o370-388i)) has protein sequence MSYQHRDLPSHTVLHGQEHSRCSEETTGKRQFLHESQSTHGWKMLGANQGSLGMEGDIHSAVVCDVETTAPTLGNEPSGDVSDSPFSDRSPTVPLEHCQNALFFSLFEHSTKVYFQEWAPLFPMLHEPTFRKLLGNSISGPEIDYLCDELAQIYLVIDITGLSSNVADPEQFPMVTQIWRDALSSSFPHKSIHALQSLTLATLCCIIRAERDGAIHYRNRAICLSNLLELHRDCAHDLNGPLSTLTLEMNKRVFWTLYTLDCFCAATFSLPTMLKTTDVTASYPSDIDDEYIIENGVSPRPHDPNTRMSRALALFKAARVLGELLDLTCTTFALPQLRDQQTEPLQNKLDVWYAQLPYHLSLEAVVGKPLKYIICSHPYLMSIIFYYIKCQISLRTIRPGQRSKVNHIFGESRKSCGCIINLLKCFDELGFSFCFCLNKNSLLAFCNDVQSSSPGRLYFTA, from the exons ATGAGTTACCAACATCGCGACCTTCCTTCGCATACTGTTCTTCACGGACAAGAGCATAGCAGATGCAGTGAGGAAACGACTGGGAAGCGGCAGTTCCTTCACGAAAGTCAAAGCACACACGGGTGGAAGATGTTGGGCGCGAATCAAGGGTCTCTAGGAATGGAAGGCGACATCCATTCCGCAGTTGTCTGTGACGTTGAGACGACTGCTCCAACGTTAGGCAACGAACCATCTGGTGACGTCTCCGACAGTCCATTCAGCGACAGATCACCCACTGTACCGCTCGAGCACTGCCAAAAcgctcttttcttctctttatttGAACACAGCACCAAAGTGTACTTCCAGGAATGGGCCCCCCTCTTCCCTATGTTACACGAACCCACATTTCGGAAACTTCTTGGCAACTCTATCTCCGGCCCCGAGATAGATTATCTTTGCGACGAGCTCGCTCAGATCTACCTTGTTATCGACATTACCGGTCTATCATCCAATGTCGCGGACCCCGAACAATTCCCTATGGTCACACAAATATGGAGAGACGCACTCAGCTCAAGTTTTCCTCACAAGAGCATTCATGCTCTCCAATCCTTGACTCTTGCAACTCTTTGTTGCATCATACGTGCAGAGCGTGATGGAGCTATACACTACAGAAACAGGGCCATTTGTCTTTCCAACCTCTTGGAACTTCACCGAGACTGTGCCCACGACCTTAATGGACCACTCTCAACTCTTACTCTTGAGATGAACAAGAGGGTCTTCTGGACCCTCTACACGCTAGACTGCTTTTGCGCGGCTACGTTTAGCTTGCCAACGATGCTGAAGACTACGGATGTTACTGCCAGCTATCCTTCCGATATTGACGACGAATATATCATTGAGAATGGGGTTTCGCCTAGGCCTCATGACCCAAACACTCGAATGTCTCGGGCGCTGGCCTTGTTCAAGGCAGCTCGTGTACTCGGCGAACTCCTTGACCTGACGTGTACCACGTTTGCTCTTCCCCAATTGCGAGATCAGCAAACGGAGCCTCTCCAAAACAAACTCGACGTATGGTATGCCCAGCTGCCATATCACTTATCGCTTGAGGCTGTGGTGGGGAAACCTCTTAAATATATCATATGCAGTCACCCATATCTCATG TCTATCATTTTCTACTATATCAAATGCCAGATTTCCCTTCGTACTATTCGCCCTGGCCAGCGATCAAAGGTTAATCATATCTTTGGAGAAAGCCGCAAGTCCTGCGGGTGCATTATCAACCTCCTTAAGTGTTTTGACGAGCTTGGTTTCAGCTTTTGCTTCTGCCTTAACAAAAACAGTCTTTTGGCCTTCTGTAACGATGTTCAAAGTTCATCTCCGGGTAGGCTATATTTCACAGCCTAA